In a single window of the Cumulibacter soli genome:
- a CDS encoding DUF808 domain-containing protein: MAAGLAALLDDIAAFAKLAAASLDDIGAAAGKASAKATGVIIDDAAVTPRYVEGLAAERELPIIKRIAVGSIRNKLVFILPIALLLSEFLPWLLTPILMCGGAYLAYEGAEKVWEWISGHDAHAPADGAAAKPTRVDEDKVVKSAVTTDLILSAEIMVIALNEVADQALWMRAIILVLVALLITAIVYGAVALIVKMDDIGLRLAGRESAFSQKLGRGMVAAMPKVMSVLSTVGIVAMLWVGGHILLVGVDELGWGWLYEQVHHLEEAVHGVAGIGGFLGWLVNTVASAIVGLIVGAVIVAIMHLIPRRTKAAH; the protein is encoded by the coding sequence ATGGCCGCTGGACTTGCCGCGTTACTGGACGACATCGCTGCGTTCGCGAAACTGGCTGCCGCGTCGCTGGACGATATCGGCGCAGCGGCTGGCAAGGCGAGCGCGAAGGCAACTGGCGTCATCATCGATGACGCCGCAGTGACACCGCGGTACGTCGAAGGCCTGGCGGCCGAGCGCGAGTTACCGATCATCAAACGCATCGCCGTGGGATCGATTCGCAACAAACTCGTCTTCATCCTGCCGATCGCGTTACTGCTGAGCGAGTTTCTGCCGTGGCTGCTCACACCGATCCTGATGTGTGGCGGTGCATACCTCGCCTACGAAGGTGCCGAAAAGGTCTGGGAGTGGATCTCCGGACATGACGCACACGCGCCGGCGGATGGAGCGGCGGCGAAACCGACCAGGGTCGACGAAGACAAGGTTGTGAAGAGCGCCGTGACCACCGACCTGATTCTCAGCGCCGAGATCATGGTGATCGCGTTGAACGAGGTCGCTGACCAAGCGTTGTGGATGCGAGCGATCATCTTGGTCCTCGTCGCGTTGCTGATTACCGCGATCGTGTACGGCGCGGTCGCGCTCATCGTCAAGATGGACGACATCGGGCTCAGGTTGGCGGGACGCGAATCGGCGTTCTCGCAGAAGCTCGGGCGCGGGATGGTCGCCGCGATGCCGAAGGTCATGAGCGTGCTGTCTACGGTCGGAATTGTCGCGATGCTGTGGGTCGGCGGGCACATCCTGTTGGTAGGCGTCGACGAACTCGGCTGGGGATGGCTCTACGAGCAGGTGCACCACCTCGAGGAGGCCGTGCACGGCGTCGCCGGGATTGGCGGATTCCTCGGCTGGCTCGTCAACACCGTTGCCTCCGCCATCGTCGGCCTCATCGTCGGCGCGGTGATCGTGGCGATCATGCACCTCATCCCGCGGCGTACGAAAGCAGCCCACTGA
- a CDS encoding SseB family protein, with product MTGPIRAHLPWQASSEFEQQLTEAFAAADTARCYGLLMPAQFVMPTTQEAFEQKDPARWPTYTDDERTFVVVYTSFEAMAMAASGNLTHGVIVRLDDLAAAWPDPAFGLAINPGLGVAFYFESGMLARLAAPPIELLDTPEGRFDLVLQKVIAPTDVEAMIEARVRTVSGYCQFYWHVEHLSNPGVLIDDLGLPRERYLDEYGATFVLRWRPLALSLYADAYGGQTAAARDLVGGSIVEEPPFVGLGFGPAPTQVIREFKANCAPLPTGAELWEISETGQRRIAMLDLAAGGWRLIARTDEVQASAHGQDER from the coding sequence ATGACCGGGCCGATCCGAGCGCACCTGCCCTGGCAGGCCTCCAGCGAGTTCGAGCAACAGCTGACCGAAGCGTTCGCTGCGGCAGATACCGCACGCTGTTACGGGCTGCTGATGCCCGCGCAGTTCGTCATGCCCACCACGCAGGAGGCCTTCGAGCAGAAGGACCCGGCCCGATGGCCGACGTATACCGACGACGAACGAACTTTCGTTGTCGTGTACACGTCGTTCGAAGCCATGGCGATGGCGGCATCGGGCAACCTGACGCACGGCGTCATTGTCCGCCTGGACGATCTCGCCGCCGCCTGGCCCGACCCGGCGTTCGGGCTGGCAATCAACCCTGGGCTCGGCGTCGCGTTCTACTTCGAGTCGGGCATGCTCGCACGGTTAGCCGCCCCACCGATCGAACTGCTCGATACGCCCGAGGGGCGTTTCGACCTGGTCCTGCAGAAGGTCATCGCGCCGACCGACGTCGAGGCCATGATCGAAGCGCGCGTGCGCACTGTATCGGGATACTGCCAGTTCTACTGGCATGTCGAACATCTCAGTAATCCGGGCGTTCTGATCGATGACCTCGGCCTACCCAGGGAGCGTTACCTCGACGAGTACGGCGCCACCTTCGTGCTGCGCTGGCGGCCGCTGGCCCTCTCTCTCTACGCGGACGCGTACGGCGGTCAGACGGCCGCCGCCCGGGACCTGGTTGGCGGCTCAATCGTCGAAGAGCCGCCCTTTGTCGGGCTCGGGTTCGGGCCGGCGCCTACGCAGGTCATCCGCGAGTTCAAGGCGAACTGCGCGCCGCTGCCGACGGGCGCCGAACTGTGGGAGATCAGCGAAACCGGCCAACGCCGGATCGCGATGCTCGACCTGGCCGCCGGGGGCTGGCGGCTCATTGCCCGCACCGATGAGGTGCAGGCCTCCGCACATGGGCAGGACGAGCGATGA
- the eccE gene encoding type VII secretion protein EccE has protein sequence MTDRQQQAPDAVLRAPRPAAEPVAAPNEARSDSAAQRPAKTTPVPAAGRQESSQREVIQGRRAEVNTATAPASASAAATSPIARRREAAQRSSRELAEQQAIAAAAKKAAPPADPQDDQRVIEPPVEIRQRRFGTVHAGQVMAAEGAIVAVAAVSRSSMVTLLSVAAVSLIALAICFVRIDGRWLYEWLGTALRYLARRRVTALEPASPGSAIVSAVAHGGALRSLDVDGRGVAVLTDSTGFTAVLEVVPSDRADLSSERSLPSLAELLPHNEAGDVPISVQLITHVVPAPNVAALDDAAANSYRELSGGTIPARRRTWVCVQAMFSADVPSPATVEQSLLNAVRRVERRMRKAGFRPRTRTVREAAEDLATLIRMDPTQPTGTLRESWRQWQADTAMHVTYGVREWPALSERETASALIEGIESVPALASTTSLAGRRVGDCVDVEAVIRFTVREDSTQEAVDGGLQRVLGQSGADLRRLDGAHRFGVGATLPTGGFAV, from the coding sequence GTGACAGATCGTCAACAGCAGGCACCAGACGCCGTATTGCGTGCGCCGCGACCGGCGGCCGAGCCGGTCGCGGCCCCGAACGAGGCGCGCTCGGACAGTGCCGCGCAGCGACCTGCTAAAACGACGCCTGTTCCGGCTGCCGGTCGGCAGGAATCTTCGCAGCGAGAGGTCATCCAGGGACGGCGCGCCGAGGTCAACACCGCAACTGCGCCGGCGTCGGCATCGGCTGCCGCGACATCCCCGATCGCGCGTCGGCGCGAGGCCGCGCAGCGATCATCGCGTGAACTCGCCGAACAGCAGGCGATTGCGGCGGCAGCGAAGAAGGCCGCACCGCCGGCCGACCCGCAGGACGATCAACGAGTTATCGAGCCGCCGGTCGAAATCCGGCAACGCCGATTCGGCACCGTTCACGCCGGGCAAGTCATGGCGGCTGAAGGCGCGATCGTCGCTGTAGCGGCGGTTTCTCGAAGTTCTATGGTGACGCTGCTATCGGTGGCAGCGGTCTCATTGATCGCGCTCGCGATCTGCTTCGTGCGCATAGATGGACGATGGCTGTACGAATGGCTGGGCACCGCCCTGCGGTATCTCGCCCGGCGCCGCGTCACGGCCCTCGAACCGGCTTCACCGGGTTCAGCGATCGTGTCCGCGGTTGCGCACGGCGGCGCCTTGCGCAGCCTCGACGTCGACGGCCGCGGAGTTGCGGTGCTCACCGACTCGACCGGGTTCACCGCGGTGCTCGAGGTGGTTCCCAGCGATCGTGCAGATCTGAGTAGTGAACGAAGCCTGCCGTCGCTGGCTGAACTGCTGCCGCACAACGAGGCCGGCGATGTGCCGATTTCGGTTCAGCTCATCACGCACGTCGTACCGGCGCCCAATGTCGCGGCCCTCGACGACGCCGCCGCCAACTCCTATCGGGAACTGAGCGGCGGCACCATCCCCGCTCGACGCCGCACCTGGGTATGCGTGCAGGCGATGTTTTCCGCCGATGTGCCCTCGCCGGCGACGGTGGAGCAGTCGCTGCTGAATGCGGTACGACGGGTAGAACGCAGGATGCGCAAGGCCGGATTCCGGCCCCGCACACGGACGGTTCGCGAAGCTGCCGAGGATCTGGCTACGTTGATCCGGATGGATCCGACGCAACCCACGGGGACACTGCGCGAGAGCTGGCGTCAATGGCAGGCGGACACCGCGATGCACGTGACGTACGGGGTACGCGAATGGCCGGCGCTCTCCGAGCGGGAGACCGCCAGCGCATTGATCGAAGGCATCGAGTCAGTGCCCGCACTGGCCAGCACCACCTCACTGGCAGGACGCCGCGTCGGTGACTGCGTGGATGTGGAGGCGGTCATCCGATTTACCGTGCGCGAGGACTCGACACAAGAAGCCGTCGACGGAGGTCTGCAGCGCGTGCTGGGTCAGTCGGGCGCCGATCTGCGACGACTGGACGGTGCACACCGCTTCGGCGTCGGCGCGACACTACCCACCGGCGGTTTTGCAGTATGA
- a CDS encoding M23 family metallopeptidase, whose product MHRRKMAIVSALAATTVALSTPLAASAAPSSGSESDQYGYNSQYQYDDQSNGYGETGDANTGYTDGTGTNDGTGYSDGTGTTDGTAGTGEANGATGGTGGQYSPEVTQLQLEIEKLNAEMLAAADAANQAAGKASLAKEKADKAKKALKEATAEAEAATDQANAVAADMYMQGPMSLTEQTLLSSDGPQEFIDKAVLGDTVTDYQLKHINAMLAAKSTQQAASKSADEAAATASAQSKKAQKVSSDSQAKLAAAQVKMDALKAEAGMPETSSEAPSAASAPKDKITGEVKGKWAKPVDGTLTSCYCARWGTFHEGIDLANSIGTPIFAAGDGTVMRAGPATGFGLAVYIQHENGDVTVYGHVNEYFVSDGQKVKAGQHIADVGNRGYSTGPHLHFEVTKGMYGARENPQVWLAERGITVE is encoded by the coding sequence GTGCATCGACGCAAGATGGCGATCGTGAGTGCGCTCGCCGCCACCACGGTGGCACTGAGCACCCCGCTCGCCGCGAGCGCCGCCCCGTCTTCTGGTTCCGAGTCCGATCAGTACGGATACAACAGCCAGTACCAATACGACGATCAGTCCAACGGCTACGGCGAAACTGGCGACGCGAACACCGGATATACCGACGGAACCGGAACCAACGACGGAACCGGATACAGCGACGGAACCGGGACTACCGACGGCACCGCCGGCACGGGCGAGGCTAACGGCGCGACCGGTGGCACCGGCGGCCAATACTCGCCCGAGGTCACCCAACTGCAGCTCGAGATCGAGAAGCTCAACGCCGAAATGCTCGCCGCCGCTGATGCGGCGAACCAGGCCGCAGGCAAGGCGAGCCTCGCCAAGGAGAAGGCGGATAAGGCCAAGAAGGCCCTCAAGGAGGCCACGGCTGAGGCCGAGGCCGCTACCGATCAGGCGAACGCCGTCGCCGCCGATATGTACATGCAGGGCCCGATGTCCCTGACCGAGCAGACGCTGCTGTCCTCCGATGGCCCGCAGGAGTTCATCGATAAGGCTGTACTCGGCGACACCGTGACCGACTACCAACTCAAGCACATCAACGCGATGCTCGCGGCAAAGTCGACGCAGCAGGCCGCGTCGAAGTCGGCCGACGAGGCCGCCGCGACGGCGTCCGCGCAGTCCAAGAAGGCTCAGAAGGTCTCCTCCGACAGCCAGGCCAAACTCGCTGCGGCGCAGGTCAAGATGGACGCGCTCAAGGCTGAAGCCGGCATGCCGGAGACCTCCAGTGAGGCCCCCAGCGCTGCCAGCGCACCGAAGGACAAGATCACCGGCGAGGTCAAGGGCAAGTGGGCGAAGCCGGTCGACGGCACCCTCACCAGTTGCTACTGCGCTCGCTGGGGCACTTTCCATGAGGGCATCGACCTGGCGAACTCGATCGGTACGCCGATCTTCGCAGCCGGCGACGGCACCGTCATGCGCGCCGGTCCGGCGACTGGATTCGGTCTCGCGGTCTACATCCAGCACGAGAACGGCGACGTGACGGTCTACGGCCACGTCAACGAGTACTTCGTCAGTGACGGGCAGAAGGTCAAGGCCGGCCAGCACATCGCCGATGTCGGCAACCGCGGCTACTCCACCGGCCCGCACCTGCACTTTGAGGTGACGAAGGGGATGTACGGCGCGCGCGAGAACCCGCAGGTATGGCTCGCCGAGCGCGGTATCACCGTCGAGTAG
- a CDS encoding bifunctional FO biosynthesis protein CofGH yields MSTTSTPPTETAMRRALARVERGSTIDEVEAEILLHARGADLERLSAAASRVRDAGLESVGRAGILTYSKKVFIPVTRLCRDRCHYCTFATVPHRVESIYLSPDEILEIAREGAAMGCKEALFTLGDRPEDRWDAAAQWLDEAGYPDTLSYVRAMAIRVLEETGLLPHLNPGVMSWQELQRLRPVAPSMGMMLETTSRRLYETPGEVHYASPDKDPDVRIRVLEDAGRSNIPFTTGLLIGIGETYAERVDSIFTLRRIARTYGGIQEVIIQNFRAKPDTAMRNEPDADIQEFAAALAVTRVLLGPKMRLQAPPNLAPDDLKLLLDAGIDDWGGISPLTPDHVNPEYPWPQLDELTAFVAEQGFTLRERLTIYPEYVARRESWLDPRLFAHVDALADDSGLAVADAVVQGRAWQEPPSAMIASGRVNLNSDIDSEGRRTETRSDFDGVYGDWEEIGRAVTQPAPRGSSGSIRPEFAQALSAAESRQSAISDAEAAVLFDAQDGAEIDALAGLADELRREVNGDVVTYIVNRNINFTNVCYTGCRFCAFAQRRTDADAFTLSLEQVADRAQQAWEVGATEVCMQGGIHPDLPGTAYFDIARAVKDRVPQMHVHAFSPMEVINGASRTDLSISDFLAAASEAGVDSFPGTAAEILDDEVRWVLTKGKLPTAQWIEVVTAAHRQGLPTTSTMMYGHVDHAGHWLAHLRLLGQLQDENGGFSEFVLLPFVHSSSPIYLAGLARPGPTKLENRVVHAMSRILLHGKINNIQTSWVKTTEDSVRDHLRGGVNDIGGTLMEETISRMAGSESGSFRTITELERIAAEAGRPARQRTTEYGEVSAERRAVAVQHDGVLPGDLLRHIPVAGVVSR; encoded by the coding sequence TTGAGCACCACCAGCACTCCGCCTACTGAGACGGCTATGCGTCGGGCGCTTGCCCGCGTCGAACGCGGCAGCACCATTGATGAGGTTGAAGCGGAGATTCTGCTGCACGCCCGTGGTGCCGACCTTGAGCGACTCAGTGCGGCAGCGTCTCGCGTTCGCGACGCGGGTCTCGAGTCCGTCGGTCGCGCCGGCATTCTGACCTACAGCAAAAAGGTATTCATCCCGGTCACGCGACTGTGCCGCGACCGGTGCCACTATTGCACGTTCGCGACCGTCCCGCACCGCGTGGAATCCATCTACCTCTCACCCGACGAGATCCTAGAGATCGCTCGTGAGGGTGCGGCGATGGGCTGCAAGGAAGCGTTGTTCACGCTGGGCGATCGCCCCGAGGACAGGTGGGACGCCGCCGCGCAGTGGCTGGATGAAGCCGGCTACCCCGACACGCTCTCTTATGTGCGCGCGATGGCAATCCGGGTACTGGAGGAAACCGGGTTACTGCCGCACCTCAATCCGGGCGTGATGTCGTGGCAGGAGCTGCAACGGCTGCGTCCGGTCGCGCCGTCCATGGGGATGATGCTGGAGACGACATCCCGGCGGCTGTACGAAACGCCGGGCGAGGTGCACTACGCCTCGCCGGACAAAGATCCCGACGTTCGGATTCGGGTACTCGAGGACGCCGGCCGATCCAACATTCCGTTTACCACCGGCCTGCTGATCGGTATCGGCGAGACGTACGCCGAACGTGTCGACTCAATTTTCACCCTGCGCCGCATCGCCCGCACCTACGGCGGCATTCAGGAAGTGATCATCCAGAACTTCCGCGCCAAACCCGATACGGCGATGCGCAATGAACCGGATGCCGACATCCAGGAGTTCGCGGCGGCGCTCGCGGTCACCCGCGTGCTGCTCGGACCGAAGATGCGGCTGCAGGCGCCACCGAACCTCGCGCCCGACGACCTGAAACTGCTGCTGGACGCCGGCATCGACGACTGGGGTGGTATCTCCCCGTTGACCCCGGATCACGTGAACCCGGAGTATCCGTGGCCGCAGCTCGACGAACTGACGGCGTTCGTTGCCGAGCAGGGATTCACGCTGCGGGAGCGCCTGACCATTTACCCCGAGTACGTTGCCCGGCGCGAGTCCTGGCTTGACCCGCGGCTGTTCGCGCACGTGGATGCCCTGGCCGATGACTCGGGGCTCGCCGTTGCTGACGCGGTAGTGCAAGGGCGAGCGTGGCAAGAGCCGCCGTCCGCGATGATCGCCTCCGGCCGCGTGAACCTGAATAGCGACATCGACAGCGAGGGGCGACGGACCGAGACCCGCTCAGACTTCGACGGTGTGTACGGCGACTGGGAGGAGATCGGCCGCGCCGTGACCCAGCCTGCGCCGCGTGGATCATCGGGCTCGATTCGCCCCGAGTTCGCCCAGGCGCTCTCGGCCGCGGAGAGTCGGCAATCGGCGATCAGCGATGCCGAAGCGGCAGTGCTCTTTGATGCGCAGGATGGCGCGGAGATCGATGCATTGGCCGGCTTAGCCGATGAGTTGCGTCGTGAGGTCAACGGCGACGTCGTCACCTACATCGTCAACCGGAATATCAACTTCACCAACGTCTGCTACACAGGGTGCCGATTCTGTGCGTTCGCGCAGCGGCGAACCGACGCCGACGCGTTCACGCTGTCGCTGGAACAGGTCGCTGACCGGGCGCAGCAAGCGTGGGAAGTCGGCGCCACTGAGGTGTGCATGCAAGGTGGCATCCACCCTGACCTGCCCGGTACGGCGTACTTCGACATCGCTCGGGCTGTGAAGGACCGGGTGCCGCAGATGCATGTGCACGCGTTCTCGCCGATGGAGGTCATCAACGGCGCTAGCCGCACGGACCTATCTATTAGCGACTTCTTGGCGGCGGCGTCCGAGGCCGGTGTCGATTCCTTCCCCGGTACGGCCGCGGAGATCCTTGACGATGAGGTCCGCTGGGTGCTGACCAAGGGCAAACTGCCGACCGCGCAATGGATCGAGGTTGTCACGGCCGCACATCGGCAAGGGCTGCCCACGACGTCCACGATGATGTACGGGCACGTCGATCATGCCGGACACTGGCTAGCGCATCTGCGACTGCTCGGCCAACTGCAGGACGAGAACGGTGGCTTCAGCGAGTTTGTGCTGCTGCCGTTCGTGCACTCGTCCTCGCCCATTTACCTGGCGGGTCTGGCGCGGCCGGGGCCGACCAAACTGGAGAACAGGGTCGTACACGCGATGTCGCGGATCCTGCTGCACGGCAAGATCAACAACATCCAGACGTCCTGGGTGAAGACCACCGAAGACAGCGTGCGCGATCACCTGCGCGGCGGGGTCAACGACATCGGCGGCACGCTGATGGAAGAGACCATCTCGCGGATGGCGGGCTCGGAATCGGGCTCGTTCCGCACTATCACCGAACTTGAACGGATCGCGGCCGAGGCGGGGCGCCCAGCTCGCCAGCGCACCACCGAGTACGGCGAGGTGTCGGCGGAGCGTCGTGCGGTGGCTGTGCAACACGATGGCGTCTTGCCAGGGGATCTGCTGCGGCACATCCCCGTCGCCGGCGTCGTCTCTCGCTAG
- a CDS encoding right-handed parallel beta-helix repeat-containing protein — protein sequence MAQTIQVDPNSPGCYVNLAEAIAEAPTGSTIRIAAGEYPESIRLDSKVLTLEGEPLAEGGDEQPSLTTRIVGGGGWAPIVEQTGGELTLRHLAVNAADADAVKVVEGTLTVESSVFTARSGNALRISDGSTFSGRDVTLENSQVGLVVEDAEGELIDALIREIGDDGVVVRLGASPTLRNCKIANVGGRGIYVYESAKPVVEGCEITGSRAEGIAIAQGGAPTLNLCKVIGAGSSGIRFGPGTGGQLRNCTTERCSTPEIDIAEDADVERIDTNAKSAGLGAVEAPKGDPQRVESLLAELDGMVGLQGVKAEVRSIIDEIQVNEWRRAAGLSVGGMSNHLIFAGAPGTGKTTVGRIYGQLLAALGALPGGPLKEVSRRDLVGQYVGHTAEKTAAVFDEAKGGVVFLDEAYTLTRQAGGGSNDFGQEAVDMIVKLMEDMRKDIAVIAAGYTHEMRDFLDANPGLASRFVKTIEFENYDADDLTKIITGMITSNDYAIADDAVGLLRDYFERIPRDENFGNARDARKLFEKLRKVQSGRLRQLASRPELSELITITSADVQEATSTP from the coding sequence ATGGCCCAGACAATTCAGGTGGACCCCAACAGCCCCGGTTGCTATGTGAACCTTGCTGAAGCGATAGCGGAGGCGCCCACGGGCTCGACCATCCGAATCGCTGCCGGTGAGTACCCAGAGAGCATTCGCCTGGACTCCAAGGTGCTCACATTGGAGGGCGAGCCTCTCGCCGAGGGTGGCGATGAGCAGCCGTCCTTGACGACCAGGATCGTGGGCGGCGGTGGATGGGCGCCAATCGTCGAGCAGACCGGTGGCGAGTTGACCCTGCGCCACCTCGCGGTGAACGCTGCGGACGCCGACGCGGTGAAGGTCGTCGAGGGGACTCTCACGGTGGAGTCGTCGGTGTTCACCGCACGATCGGGAAACGCATTGCGGATCTCCGACGGGTCGACGTTCTCAGGTCGCGATGTGACCTTGGAGAACTCCCAGGTGGGGTTGGTGGTGGAGGACGCCGAGGGTGAGCTGATTGACGCGCTCATCCGGGAGATTGGCGACGACGGCGTCGTGGTGCGGCTCGGAGCTTCGCCCACGTTGCGCAATTGCAAGATCGCCAATGTCGGTGGCCGCGGAATCTATGTGTACGAGTCGGCCAAGCCCGTCGTCGAAGGCTGTGAAATCACCGGCAGCCGGGCCGAAGGAATCGCGATCGCACAAGGTGGCGCGCCGACGCTGAACCTGTGCAAGGTGATCGGGGCGGGGTCGTCGGGGATTCGCTTCGGTCCCGGTACCGGAGGGCAGTTGCGCAATTGCACCACCGAGCGCTGTAGCACGCCCGAGATCGATATCGCCGAGGATGCGGACGTCGAGCGGATTGATACGAACGCCAAATCGGCAGGTTTGGGCGCCGTGGAGGCACCCAAGGGTGACCCGCAGCGCGTCGAGTCCCTGCTCGCCGAACTCGACGGCATGGTGGGACTGCAAGGGGTGAAGGCCGAGGTCAGGTCGATCATCGACGAGATCCAGGTGAATGAATGGCGCCGTGCGGCGGGCTTAAGCGTCGGCGGAATGTCGAACCACCTCATCTTCGCCGGAGCGCCAGGCACCGGAAAGACGACAGTGGGGCGCATCTACGGACAGCTCCTCGCAGCCCTGGGGGCGCTACCGGGCGGACCGCTGAAGGAGGTCTCGCGTCGCGATCTGGTCGGGCAGTACGTCGGGCATACCGCGGAAAAGACCGCCGCCGTCTTCGACGAGGCCAAGGGCGGTGTCGTGTTCCTCGACGAGGCCTACACGCTCACCAGGCAGGCCGGCGGCGGCAGCAACGACTTCGGTCAAGAAGCCGTCGACATGATCGTGAAGCTGATGGAAGACATGCGTAAGGACATCGCCGTGATCGCCGCGGGATACACGCACGAGATGCGTGACTTCCTCGATGCGAACCCCGGCCTTGCGTCCCGCTTCGTCAAGACCATCGAGTTCGAGAACTACGATGCCGACGACCTCACCAAGATCATCACCGGGATGATCACCAGCAACGACTACGCGATCGCCGACGACGCGGTGGGGCTACTGCGCGACTACTTCGAACGGATCCCGCGGGATGAGAACTTCGGTAACGCGCGAGATGCGCGCAAGCTGTTCGAGAAGCTCCGCAAGGTCCAGTCGGGTCGGTTACGGCAGCTGGCGAGTCGTCCGGAACTGAGCGAGCTCATCACGATCACCTCCGCGGACGTGCAGGAAGCGACGAGTACGCCGTAG
- a CDS encoding MinD/ParA family ATP-binding protein — MTKPPEGQHAPTGSERPPSSLQPPRPRRAYDGDPQEASTPGPPPTAPPTAPPAPRPGGTPQQSGEAAEPSDFDAILQRPVPRQPENAPQSRLRPPEPRATTPAPTERSGPKHAAAGRGFDDHENGTPRAAQDPINQQFTEPGSAVQGDRRADDLRPIAPHLDPRVSHLTDVTPPKRRWFGRGRPIPAELPTNTTSDALTSTIETPRRISVVGLKGGVGKTTSAILLARIIARVRAEPVLLLDSDTTYGSLLLRLGTPPIASAHDIASMGDPGTLDVLRGVIARTNDGVWILPSGRNPAQSAEFGEQTYVAAVRALYRYFSVSVTDCGTGIAGSLMRRVIEASHALVIATSASVDGVLAAHNALDWLTATGHGELASRSIVVMGNVPEQPVIDVAETKRGLEQICHAVVCIPTDPAISPGGYIDFDSLQPATQQAGHALSSLAFGCSLHGGR; from the coding sequence ATGACGAAACCGCCTGAGGGGCAGCACGCCCCCACGGGCTCCGAACGTCCGCCGTCGTCGCTTCAACCCCCACGTCCGCGCCGGGCGTACGACGGTGACCCGCAGGAGGCGTCCACGCCGGGACCGCCGCCCACCGCCCCGCCGACCGCGCCGCCCGCACCTCGGCCCGGCGGTACGCCGCAGCAGTCGGGCGAAGCAGCAGAACCCTCGGATTTTGACGCCATCCTTCAGCGCCCGGTACCCCGTCAGCCCGAGAACGCTCCGCAGAGTCGGCTCCGGCCACCTGAGCCACGCGCGACTACCCCGGCGCCGACTGAACGATCTGGACCGAAGCACGCCGCAGCGGGACGCGGGTTCGACGATCACGAGAACGGCACCCCGCGCGCCGCTCAAGATCCGATAAATCAGCAATTCACCGAGCCCGGTAGCGCAGTACAGGGCGATCGGCGAGCCGACGATCTCCGCCCGATCGCCCCGCATCTCGACCCGCGGGTATCACACCTCACCGACGTCACTCCCCCGAAGCGACGCTGGTTCGGGCGCGGGCGGCCGATCCCCGCCGAGCTTCCCACCAACACCACCAGCGACGCGCTCACCAGCACGATCGAAACGCCACGTCGGATCAGCGTCGTCGGCCTCAAGGGAGGCGTGGGCAAGACGACCTCGGCGATCCTGTTGGCTCGCATCATCGCCCGGGTGCGGGCCGAACCCGTGCTGCTGCTGGACTCCGACACCACGTACGGATCGCTCCTGTTGCGGCTCGGCACGCCACCGATCGCCTCCGCGCACGACATCGCGTCCATGGGCGATCCCGGCACGCTGGATGTGCTGCGCGGTGTGATCGCCCGTACGAACGACGGCGTGTGGATCTTGCCGTCAGGGCGCAACCCGGCGCAAAGCGCTGAGTTCGGCGAGCAAACCTATGTCGCGGCCGTGCGCGCGCTGTATCGCTACTTTTCGGTGTCAGTCACCGACTGCGGAACCGGTATCGCCGGTTCGCTGATGCGCCGGGTGATCGAGGCTTCGCATGCGTTGGTGATCGCGACGTCGGCGAGCGTGGACGGCGTACTCGCGGCGCACAACGCCCTCGATTGGCTCACGGCGACTGGGCACGGCGAACTTGCCAGCCGCTCAATTGTGGTGATGGGTAATGTGCCGGAGCAGCCCGTGATCGACGTCGCGGAGACAAAGCGCGGACTCGAGCAGATATGCCACGCGGTGGTCTGCATCCCCACGGATCCGGCCATCTCGCCGGGCGGCTACATAGATTTCGACAGCTTGCAACCGGCCACCCAGCAGGCCGGACACGCGTTGTCGTCATTGGCTTTCGGGTGCTCCTTGCACGGCGGACGATGA